AGCTGGCCGGGCTGCTCGCCGCCGAGGGGATCGAGACCACTCAGGCGACGCTGTCGCGGGACTTGGACGAACTGGGTGCGGTGAAGCTGCGGGCCGCCGACGGCGGTGTGGGCGTCTACATCGTTCCCGAGGACGGCAACCCCGTTCGCGGCGTGATCGGCGGCACCGATCGGCTGTCGAAGCTGCTCGGCGACCTCCTGGTCTCCACCGACGCCAGCGGCAATATTGCCGTCTTGCGCACCCCGCCCGGCGCGGCCCACTTCCTGGCCAGCGCCCTGGACCGCGCCGCCTTGCCGTATATCGTCGGCACCATCGCGGGCGACGACACCATCGCTGTCATCGCCCGCGAACCCCTGACCGGCGCCGAGGTCGCCGCGAAGATCGAACAACTGGCCTGAGCCGTCGAGCTCGCTGCGGCATGCAGGATCAATGGCCCGCTGGCTGAACTGGCCCTCTCCTGGAGCTAGGTGTACTCACCCGCCGGTGGGCCGCCGCGGGCCACACTCACTCGGCGAGCGCCCGCACCTTTTCGAAGCGGTCGACGATCCGTGTGAGAGTGTCGATATTCGCGAGCGCGTCCGGGACCCTGCGGACCAGCCGAGTCCATCTACCGGTGGCCTATCGAGGTCGGGTTCGGATTGGTCGATGACTTCATCGACATCGGCGGGTTCCGCGTACGGCCTCTCGGTGTCGCTGAGTAAGGCTCGGAGCGCGGTCAATTCGCTACGCAGCGACGGTGAGGCAAAGGCACGGCTGCCGGGTTCGTCAGTTCGGTGCGGTCGCAAACGCTAGCCCCCGGTTGTGAATGGGATTGCATCGTCGTGCATAATCATTTGTAGAACGACGCGGGTGCGCCGCGGCTGGTCCCGAGGAGTCGGGGCCGGGCCGCGCCCACCGCTCAGACACCCGCCATACTGCTGGTACACCTACCGAAAACCGAGGAGCACACAGAACATGTCCGAGCGCGTCGTACTCGCCTACTCCGGTGGGCTGGACACCTCCGTGGCGATCAGCTGGATCGGCAAGGAGACCGGCGCCGAGGTGGTGGCCGTGGCCATCGACCTCGGCCAGGGTGGCGAGGACATGAACGTGGTGCGTCAGCGAGCGCTGGACTGCGGCGCCGTCGAGGCGATCGTGGTCGACGCCCGTGACGAGTTCGCCACCGAGTACTGCCTGCCCACCATCCAGGCCAACGCCCTGTACATGGGCGAGTACCCGCTCGTCTCGGCGATCAGCCGCCCGCTGATCGTCAAGCACCTGGTCGAGGCCGCCAAGTTCCATGGGGCCAGTACCGTCGCGCACGGCTGCACCGGCAAAGGCAACGACCAGGTCCGCTTCGAGGTCGGCATCGGCGCGCTCGCGCCCGACCTGAACGTGATCGCCCCGGTCCGCGACTACGCATGGACCAGGGAGAAGGCCATCGCCTTCGCCGAGGAGAACGCGCTGCCGATCAACGTCACCAAGAAATCCCCGTTCTCCATCGACCAGAACGTCTGGGGCCGTGCCGTCGAGACCGGCTTCCTCGAGGACCTGTGGAATGCTCCGACGAAAGACGTCTACGACTACACCTCCGACCCGACCGTCAACTTCGAGGCGCCGGACGAGCTCATCGTCACCTTCGACAAGGGCGTGCCGGTGGCCATCGACGGACGCCAGGTCAGCGTGCTCGAGGCGATCGTCGAACTGAACAACCGCGCGGGCCGCCAAGGCGTCGGCCGCCTCGACATGGTCGAGGACCGGTTGGTCGGCATCAAGAGCCGCGAGATCTACGAGGCGCCCGGCGCCATCGCGCTGATCACCGCGCACCAGGCCCTCGAAAACGTCACCATCGAGCGTGAGCTGGGCCGCTACAAGCGGCAGGTCGAGCAGCGCTGGGGCGAGCTGGCCTACGACGGCCTGTGGTTCTCCCCGCTCAAGCGGGCTCTGGACGCCTTCATCGGCGACACCCAGCAGCATGTCTCCGGCGACATCCGGATGGTCCTGCACGGCGGCTCCGCCGTGGTCAACGGCCGTCGCTCCGAGCAGTCGCTGTACGACTTCAACCTGGCCACCTACGACGAGGGCGACACCTTCGACCAGTCGCTGGCCAAGGGCTTCGTCCAGATCCACGGCCTGTCCTCCAAGGTCGCCGCCCGCCGCGACCTGAGCCAGAAGTAATCCCACGCGCGCCGGTGCACGGACGTGCACCGGCGCGCTGTCGGCTGCCGCCACAGTCGCAGTCCGGGTGCCTCCAGAACCCGAGGGGCACCCAACGCGGGACCTGAACGCAAATCCTCATCACCCAACTAGTACGGCCTGAAGGCTCGGAGAGGCGGACCAGTGACGCAGAGCGGCAGCACGAACCAGGGTGCGCTCTGGGGCGGGCGATTCGCCTCCGGGCCCGCCGAGGCCATGGCCGCGCTGAGCAAGTCGACGCATTTCGACTGGGCCCTGGCCCCATACGACATCCGCGCGTCGAAAGCGCACGCGCGGGTGCTGCACAAGGCGGGGCTGCTCTCCGACGGCGACTTGTCGGGGATGCTGGCTGGTCTGGATCGGCTTGCGGCGGACGTGGCTTCGGGTGTGTTCCAGCCCGCCGACTCGGACGAGGACGTGCACGGCGCGCTGGAGCGCGGGCTGATCGAGCGGGTGGGCGCCGAGCTCGGCGGCAGGCTGCGTGCTGGCCGCTCGCGCAACGACCAGGTGGCCACCTTGTTCCGGATGTGGTTGCGCGACGGCGTGCGCCGGGTCGCGGCGGGTGTGCTCGCGGTGGTCGACGCGCTGGTCGCTCAGGCCGCGGCGCACCCGGACGCGGTGATGCCGGGCAAGACGCACCTGCAGGCCGCCCAGCCGGTGCTACTGGCCCACCATCTGCTCGCCCACGCCCACCCGCTGCTGCGCGACCTGGACCGGTTGCGCGACTTCGACAAGCGGGCGGCAGTGTCGCCCTACGGTTCCGGCGCGCTGGCGGGCTCCTCGCTCGGGCTCGACCCGGAGGCGATCGCGGCGGACCTGGATTTCGACACGGCCGCCGCCAACTCGATCGACGCCACCTCGGCGCGGGATTTCGCCGCCGAGGCCGCCTTTGTGCTCGCCATGATCGGCGTTGACCTGAGCCGGATGGCTGAAGAGGTGATCCTCTGGAGCACACCGGAATTCGGCTACATCACCCTGGCCGACGCGTGGTCCACCGGCTCTTCGATCATGCCGCAGAAGAAGAACCCGGACGTTTCCGAGCTCACCCGCGGCAAGGCGGGCAGGCTGATCGGAAACCTCACCGGTCTGCTGGCCACCCTCAAGGCGCAGCCCCTGGCCTACAACCGCGACCTGCAGGAGGACAAGGAGCCCTTGTTCGATTCGGTCGCGCAGCTCGAGCTGTTGCTCCCGGCCATCGCGGGCCTGGTCTCGACGCTCACCTTCCACACCGACCGCATGGCCGAACTCGCACCCGCCGGTTTCACGCTGGCCACCGACATCGCCGAATGGCTTGTCCGCCAGGGTGTTCCGTTCCGCGTCGCGCACGAGGCAGCGGGCGCCTGCGTGCGAGCCGCCGAATCCCGCGGTGTCGGCCTCGACGAACTCACCGACGACGAGTTTGCCGCCATCGACCCAGCGCTGACCGGAAAGGTGCGTGAGGTCCTCACCGTGCAGGGCTCCATCGCCTCTCGGGACGCCCGCGGCGGAACCGCGGGCGTGCGGGTCGCGTCACAGCTCGAGGAGGTGCGCCGGGCGGCGGTCGAGGCACGCGCCTGGCTGGGCTGATTCGGCGGGGCCGCGCGGATCCGGTGTTCGGAGCGGACGCCCCTGTTCCCGAATGAGTTCGAGTCGATCGGTCCTACCGGGTGATGGTGATATCGGCTCCACTGAACAGGAGATCGCTTGGCCGCGTGGTGCGACCCGCCTCCGGCACCAGCTCGGCCGCGGGCGCGAGCTCGCGCAGCTGCCGGAGGAACACCTCGACGGCGAGCGTGGCCATGCTCTTGCCGGGGCAGATGTGCCTGCCGAACCCGAAGGTCAACGGCAGCTTGCCGGTACCATGCAGATTCAGGCAGTCGGGAAATGCCTCCGGGTCGCGGTTGGCCGCGGCGAACATCACCAGCACCGGCCCCGCGGGGAGTCGTGTGCCGCTCCGCAGGACGACTGGTGTCTTGACACGACGTTTCCACGCCACGAGTCCAGGGTCGAGCTGGAGGATCTTCGCGGCGACCAGCCCGGAGCCTTCCGGGTCGGCGAGCAGATCCCACCACGCCCGATCCGGGTCGGCGAGCAACCGCTGCACCCCCTGCTGGATGCTGCCGCTCACTGTATGCACTCCAGCGGCAAGGGAATTCGCCATGGCCGACACGGCGATTCGGTGGGAGACCCCGGCGTCGCGAAGCCTGCGTGCCAATCCGATCGCCTCGCTGCCACGGCCCTCCCGGACCGCCCGGCCGCTCACGGTGAACAACCATCCGAGTGCGCCCACCGCCTCGGCCAATTCGCGACCGCGCATGACGCGGCCGAGTAGTCCCGATTGCGCGCCGCTCCACGCCGCCACATGCGGCCAGTCCGACTCGGGCAACCCCACGGCCGCACCGCACGTCCGTGCGGCGTACGCAATCGACAATGCCGTCACGTCGAGGTGGACGCCGGGCCGGTTGCCCGAATCGCGCACCGCGTCGTGGAAGTGCTCGACCATGGCGGCGGCACGGTGCGGCCGGTCGCCGGGGGAGATCGTGAAGTGCCCCGACGGACCGGCCATGGTGTTCCACACGCGCTTGTGCAGGTGGTCGTCGGTCAAGTTGGCGGTCGCCTTGGCGGGCGGCGGAACCAGGTGCCGGACGAAATGCGGAATGGCCCGCGGAGTCGCCGCGATCCGCGCGTAACCCACCAGCGGATCCAGCGAATTCGCATTGGACAGCCCGGGAGTGGTCGCGTCCAGCACCTCGCGCACGTCGGCGTACTGCCAGATCATGCGTAGTCCGGACGGATGCCGATAGGTCGGCTCCGGCCATTCGTGCAGTAGCCGATAGCGTTCGTCGCGTTCCGCGAACGATATTTCGTTGCAGGTCAGCGTTTCAAAGGGAAACTCAACCACCGCAACGTCATTCCTGCCGATCATTTGCCAGATCGTATGCTCCGCGGTAGCTCCGGTCGGACTGGTCTTCCCCATCTTGGGGAGCCGTGTGCCGTCCGGCGCAGGGGATCGCGCTGTGCGGTGCGCGGAACTGGCTACGCTGCGGCGATGACCTTGCTACTGCTTGCATTGGCCATCGCCTCCGAGGTGACCGCGACCGTCTCGCTGAAGCTCTCCGACGGGTTCAGCAAGCTCATACCTTCGTTCGTAGTGGTAGTCGGCTACGTCGCGGCGTTCTTCTTCCTGTCCCAGGCTTTGAAGCGCGGCATGGCGATCGGGGTGGCGTACGGTATCTGGTCGGCGGTCGGTGTCGCCGCGATAGCGGTGATCGGCGTGCTGTTTCTGGACGAGCCTCTGACCCTGGTGCAGGTCGTTGGAATCGGGCTGGTGATCCTCGGTGTGCTGGCGTTGGAACTCGGCGGCGCACACTGACATTCGGTCCGGCAGGGAATATCGTACGCGTTGGCTCGCCGTGCCTTTTGTTCGTTGTTTTCTCGACCGAAAAGAATGGTCGTGTAGGTCGGCTCCGTTGCGCCCTTTGCATTTTCCCGAATACGTCCCGTTGGACGGGCCGACGAACGTACCATCGGGCAATGGATTGGACGTTCGCTCAGCGGATTTTACGTGGATGTGTCCGATGACCTCGGACGATTCCGAAAAGCAGCCCGAGACGACCGGCGAATCCGCAGTCCTGTTGGAAGCTGTCGGACTGGTGAAGCGCTATGGCGGTGTCGAGGCGTTGCGGGGCGTCAATTTTCAGGTGCGCGCGGGGGAGGTCGTCGCATTGATCGGCGACAACGGCGCCGGGAAATCGACCTTGGTGAAATGTCTTTCCGGCGCCGAGCAACCGGATGCCGGAACTATCGTGCTCGACGGCGCTCCGGTCGTGCTGAATTCGCCGACGGCCGCGCGGAAACTCGGCGTGGAAACCGTGTACCAGGATCTCGCCGTCGCGCCGGACCTCGACCCCGCCGCCAATCTGTTCCTCGGAAGGGAACTCGTCCGCTCCGGACTCCTTGGCAAGCTCGGCATGCTGGACAAGGCCGCGATGCGAGCCCGGGCGATGGAACACTTCCGGCGCCTCGGGGTGTCCCTGCAGAGCGCCGACGTCCCGATCGGCGCGCTCTCCGGCGGACAGCGCCAGAGCGTCGCTGTGGCGAGGGCGGTGTTCTGGGCGAGCAGGGTCGTGTTCATGGACGAGCCGACCGCGGCACTGGGTGTCGTGCAGCGCGAGCGCGTTCTCGACGTCATCCGCCGGGTACGCGACCAGGGCGTCGCGGTAGTCCTGATCAGTCACAACATGCCGGAGGTTCGTGCGGTCGCGGACCGCATCGAGGTGCTGCGGCGCGGCAGGCGGGTAGCTCGGTTCGCCGCCGCCGACGCCACGCTCGAGCAGTTGGTCGGCGCCATGACCGGCGCACTGTCCCACGAGGACGCTGCATGAGGGATATCGAGGCCGTCGCACCGGCCGAACGCACGGTCCTGCAGCGACTGCTCGGCGCCGGCACGGTGTGGATCGGAGTCGTGCTGGTGGTTCTGTGTGTGGTGTTCAGCCTCATCCGGCCCGACGCCTTCCCCACCCGGTTCACCCTGCAGACTCTGCTGATCGAAACGTCGGTGCTGCTGGTGCTTTCGGTCGGCATGACCTTCGTGATCATCACCTCCGGCATCGACCTCTCGGTCGGGACGGTGCTGATATTCGCAGGCGTGCTCGGCGCGAAGTCCATGGAGTGGCTGAGCCCGAACGAGGACGCCACCGGCGCGGGCTGGGGCGTCATCGCGGTCGGGTTACTGTTGTCGGTCGCAGGCGGCGGAGTCTGGGGCCTGCTGAACGGCCTTCTGGTGGCCAAGGCCGGGATTCCGCCGCTGATCGTCACGCTCGGTTCCTTCGGTGCGGCGCTGGGCGCGGCCCAGTTGATCACCGGCGGCGTTGACACCAGGACGGTGCCCGAAAAGTTGCGTGATTCATTGGGTTTCGGCACGTCGCTGGGGGGAGTGCCGAACCTGGTACTGGTTGCGACCGCCGTGACGGTGCTGGCCGCCTGGGTGCTGCACACCACGCGCTTCGGTCGCCACACCTATGCGATCGGCTCCAATCAGGAGGCCGCCCGCCGCTCCGGGATCGCAGTGACCCGGCATCTTGTGCTGGTGTATCTGCTCACCGGGTTGCTGGCCGGACTTGCCGGGTTCATGAACCTGGCCTACTTCGGTACCACCACCATCGGCGGGCACGGCACCGACAACCTGGACGCCATCGCGGGCGTGGTGATCGGCGGGACAAGCCTTTTCGGCGGTGTCGGCTCGGTCGTGGGCACCGTAATCGGCGTATTCATCCCGTCGGTGCTGAAGAAAGGTTTCGTTATCGCGCAGGTGCCGGTGTTCTGGCAGCCGATCGCGGTGAGCGTGGTCCTGGTCGCCGCGGTCTGGTTCGACCAAGCCCGTCGCAGGGCACGGGACCGGAAGTAGAAATCCCTCGATAACAGAAAACGTATGTGGAGGTGCCGGATGCGGGTGGCCAAGCGGAACGTGGTCGTGATCGGCGCGCTGGTGGTGATCGGCGCGCTAGTGGTGGGTTGCGGTGGGGGGGTGCGTAATTCGGGCGGCGGCGACAGCAAGCGGCTGGTGCTGATCCCTGGCGTGGCCGACGAGCCGTTCTACATCTCTATGCAGTGCGGCGCGCAGGACGAGGCCGCGAAACTCGGCTACCGGCTCGACACCCAGGCCCCGACGAAATTCGACGCCGGAGCGCAGACTCCGGTGCTTACCGGTGTGGTGGCGAACAATCCCGGCGGCATCCTGATCGCACCGACACACGCCACCGCCATGGCCAATCCGCTACGGCAGGCCAAGGCCGCGGGCATCAAGATCGTCGAGGTGGACACCGCGCTGGACGACACATCCATCGCGGTGTCGTCGATCTCGTCGGATAACAAGAAGGGCGGTGCGCTCGCGGCCGCGACGCTGGCGAAGCTGGTCGGGGAGAAGGGCCCGGTTCTGGTGATCAACACCAAGGCGGGCACCTCCACCACCGACGAGCGGGCGCAGGGTTTCGAAGAGGCGATCAAGAGCTACCCGGGCATCGCCTCGCTCGGCGTGCAATACAACAACAACGACGCGGCGCAGGCGGCGTCGATCGTCACCGCGACGCTGGCCGCACACCCCGATCTCGCGGGTGTGTTCGCGACCAACTTGAGTTCGGCTGAGGGGGCGGCGACCGGACTGCGCAACGCCAACAAGCTCGGACAGGTGAAGCTCGTCGGTTTCGACGCGAGCCCGAAGCAGGTCGAGGATTTGAAAGCCGGTACCGTGCAAGCTCTCATCGCCCAGGACCCGGCGGGGATCGGCGCCGAAGGCGTCGACCAGGCGGTCGCTGCCCTCGAGGGCAAGCCGGTCACCAGGAACATGCAGACCGCGATGATCGCGATCACCCATGCGGACATGGACGTCAACGCCAAGTACTTCTACAAACGCACATGCTGACCGCCTGATGAGGGGACGTGCCGACCGGAAGCGCCCGCGCGCTCCGGTCGGCACGTCCGGTCCGTCGGCATCGTCACTAAATTAAAAGCCGGCCATGTGGCGTCCATCGGCGCGGCCGGAGGAACTACGGCCCGAATCCAGTGCACCAACCACCGAGTACGGCCACCCGGGAATCATGGCGGTGTTGGGTTTCGCGCAGTCGTAGGTATGGCACAGGATCCTGTCGGTGTGAGTGTCAGTGAGTGTTCCGTCGGCGTGGGCGTCGTGCGGTTTCTGCTCGGACATTGTCGATGATGTCTTCGGGGACGAATCCGATGATGTCTTCGCGTGAGGTGATGTTCAGTTTCTGCAGGATCGCGGTCATCTGTGCGTCGACGGTTCTGACGGAGTTTCCGCGGCGCGCGGCCATTGCGGCATTGGTCCACCGGGCCGCCGCCAATATCGCGACCTCTTGCTCGGCGGTGGTCAACTCGTTCCAAGACGACGAAGCGGCTCGGCCTGCCGGACGGGATGCTGCCAGAGTGTTGATGGACAGGGTCCCCATGGCGAGTTGTTGCACCTCGTCGAGTTCGGGGCGCAGCCGGGATCCTTGGGTTTCCGCTGCGGTGAACGCCTCGGGGCCGAGTGTCCGACGGGCCACGGCGAGGGCTTTGTCGGCTTCATCGGCAAAGGGCCCCAGCGCTTCGAGGCGGATGCCGAACTTGGCTTGTTGCCTTGTGGTTCCTCCGGCGAGTTGGGCGATTTCGACAGCCCATGCGGTGAGCGCGTCGCGGTCGGGGTTCCCGGCGGCGATGGCGTCGGTGATGCATTGTGCCAATGACCAAGCCCGAAACTGGACCGCCCAGAATCTCCCCCAGGGATCACGGGCGGGCAGCAGGTGTGTCAGCGCCTGCCGTTCGAAGTCCAATGCCGCGGTGGGATTGCCGTGTCTGGTCAAAGTGAGCGCCCACGCCAGCTGAGCCCAGGACTTCACCCACAAAGCACCCGAAGCGTTCGCTTCGTCGAGGTGATGTCGTGCGATCTGATGGGCTTGTTGCGCGGTTCCGAGTACACCTGCCGCCAGTGCCGCCCACAAGTCAGCCATTGTGGTGGCGCCGTAGTTGTCCAGGCGATGCCATTTTTCGCGGGCTCGTGTCAGGACAGTGATAGCTCGTGCATCACGGTGGGCCAGCAGCAATTCGATGCCCCACGCAAATTCGACGACCGCGGGCAGGCCGATATCGGTCTCGGCGGTGCTTCGCCAGTTCCGTCTGCTGTGAGCGTCCGGGATGCAGGCGGTGACGCAGTCCTCCAGCATCCGTCTGGCGTCCTCGGGCTCGCCCTGGCACAGGGTGAGCTGGACGATCATCGCCATCGCCCCTATCTGGAGTTCGGCGGGTTGTGGGTCCAACTCCCGGGTGGCCTGTAAGGAGCGCATGGTCCACCGCCGCATCTCGCGCAATGGACCTTTCATGAAAGGAAATCGTAAGGTGAGCAGTCCGGAGCAGATCTCCAAGCCGACCGCTGCTTCGCCGGGTGTGGTGATGCTGGTGTCGATAGCGGTGAGGATGTTGTCCCACGCCGCGCGGGCCCAGTCCAGCAGGTCGTGTTCCGCCGGACCCAGCCAGTTGGCTGCGGCGTGCGCGACTTTGTGGCGGTAGTAGTGGCGGTGTCGTTCGGCCAGCCGTGCCGATTCGTCGGCTCGAGCGGTGGAGTGCCGCTCGAGCTGTTGCCGAGCGAATATCCGAAGACTTTCGAGTAGCGAGTACCGGACTGTGGTCGGCGTGAAGTGCGCCGTCACCAGCGATCGATCAACGAGGCGATCGAGCAGATCCTCGATCTCTTCTCTCGCCAGGCTCACTGGCCCATCACCGGAAAGCGACGCGGGGTCGTCGTCCTCTCCCGGTCCACGGTCTCCGGGTCGCCGGTCGTCGGCGCAAACGCCTTCGATCGCGTCCAGTTCTGCTCCCACATCGAGGGAAGCGCCGCTGTGGTCGTCTTCGGGATTGGTGTCGTATCCCGCGGCGAATACCGACATGCGCTCGAACAGCAGGCGTTCCTTGTCGGTGCACAGGTCATAGGACCAGGCGATCACATCCCTGACTCCTCGATGTCGGGGATCGGCTCCCACGCTGGGCCCTGGCGACCATCGCATACGTTTGTCGTCGGTTTCGTCACCACTGAGGTCCCCAAGGATCGCCGCCAACGGTTGGCGCACCAGTCGTGCCGCGGCCAGTCGGATGTACAGCGGATGATTGTGCATGTGCCGGCAGATCAGATCTGCGGTGGCGATCTGGTCGGCGCCGGTGACGGGGTGACCGGTGAGCTCGGATCGTTGCTGGAACAACGTCAGAGCCTGTCGGCGCGACAACGGCGGCACGACGAGCAGCTGCTCATCGACCCATCCGATCGGTTCGCGGCTGGTCGCCAGAATGTTCAACCCCGGCACTGCCTCCGACAACCGGGCTATCACGGCACCGGCACCAGTCAGGACATGCTCGCAATTGTCCATCACCAATATCGACTGCCGGTATCGCCCCACTGCGTCTTTTTCGGTGAATGTGTGGACAAGCGCCTCCCAGACCGATCGCCCGGAGAAATCCGGACCGATCACCGACTGGGCGATTTCTTCCTCGACCGCGGAGGCATCCGAACCCTTGGACAGACGCGCCAGCCGCACCCAATGGACCGACACATGCCTGGCCATTTGGTAACGGCCGACAGCCTGCACTGCGAGTCTGGTTTTCCCGATACCACCCGAACCGATCAAGGTGATCAACCGTGTCGAATGCACAAGCATGGGGACGATCTTGTCCAGCTCATCCTCACGACCGACGAAATCACTTGCTGCCCATATCCGATCATGGGCCAGCTCACGACGCGGTTCCGGCACAACGCCAAGAATAGTCTTCCCCGGCGGTCTGTCCAGGTACTTCCGAATCCTGTCCCGATACATCGGCGAGGCCGTGGCCGAGCTCAGGCTCGTCGCGGGCGCCACACGTGCGCGTGGTCGGTCCCTCGCCATCTCGACCAATTCCATGCCGCCATGCCGCCATGCTGCCACCCCGGCTCACGGCCATCCCGGGTAACGCACGGCTTCGGTGTCAGGCGGTCTTGGCGAGGTTGTGGGCCAGTGTGCCGAGCCGGGCCAGACGAGCGTCGCCGAGCGGGGTGACCCTGCTGCCGAGGCGGTTGGTGATGAAGGCGAGCGACATCCCGGTCGCCGGGTCGGCGAAACCGCCCGAGCCGCCGAGCCCGAAGTGGCCGAAGGCCGACACCGGCTCAGTCTTGGACGGCTTCATGGGCACGCCGTGGTAGCCGAGTGCCCATGGAATCCGGAAGGCCAGGACATAGTCCGGAGTGAACACTTGGCGCTGGGTCATCCGCTCGATGGTGTCCGGGCGCAGCAACTGGTATCCGTCGAGCTGCCCGCCGTTGGCGAGCGCCCCGTACATGCGGGCCAGCGCGCGAGCGGAGAAGACGCCATTGAGGCCGGGCATCACCGAATCGTGCAGGCGTGGATCGGAAACCAGTTCGGCGAACCCCGCCGGGGTGGTGTCGGCGGCGGCCGCGAATCGGGTGCGGCCCAGCAGTCGGGAGCCCCGCTCCCAGCTCAGGCCCGCGACGGTCAGACGTGGGAAGTTGGTGGCGATGCGTTCGCGTTCCGACTCCGGCACCCGGAACCAGAGTTCTTCGGCCGCAAGCGGTTCCGCGATC
The DNA window shown above is from Nocardia sp. NBC_01730 and carries:
- a CDS encoding arginine repressor — translated: MSVPQSKQGRGGAAIARTRAGRQSRIIELLAAHPVRSQTELAGLLAAEGIETTQATLSRDLDELGAVKLRAADGGVGVYIVPEDGNPVRGVIGGTDRLSKLLGDLLVSTDASGNIAVLRTPPGAAHFLASALDRAALPYIVGTIAGDDTIAVIAREPLTGAEVAAKIEQLA
- a CDS encoding argininosuccinate synthase, which translates into the protein MSERVVLAYSGGLDTSVAISWIGKETGAEVVAVAIDLGQGGEDMNVVRQRALDCGAVEAIVVDARDEFATEYCLPTIQANALYMGEYPLVSAISRPLIVKHLVEAAKFHGASTVAHGCTGKGNDQVRFEVGIGALAPDLNVIAPVRDYAWTREKAIAFAEENALPINVTKKSPFSIDQNVWGRAVETGFLEDLWNAPTKDVYDYTSDPTVNFEAPDELIVTFDKGVPVAIDGRQVSVLEAIVELNNRAGRQGVGRLDMVEDRLVGIKSREIYEAPGAIALITAHQALENVTIERELGRYKRQVEQRWGELAYDGLWFSPLKRALDAFIGDTQQHVSGDIRMVLHGGSAVVNGRRSEQSLYDFNLATYDEGDTFDQSLAKGFVQIHGLSSKVAARRDLSQK
- the argH gene encoding argininosuccinate lyase, whose product is MTQSGSTNQGALWGGRFASGPAEAMAALSKSTHFDWALAPYDIRASKAHARVLHKAGLLSDGDLSGMLAGLDRLAADVASGVFQPADSDEDVHGALERGLIERVGAELGGRLRAGRSRNDQVATLFRMWLRDGVRRVAAGVLAVVDALVAQAAAHPDAVMPGKTHLQAAQPVLLAHHLLAHAHPLLRDLDRLRDFDKRAAVSPYGSGALAGSSLGLDPEAIAADLDFDTAAANSIDATSARDFAAEAAFVLAMIGVDLSRMAEEVILWSTPEFGYITLADAWSTGSSIMPQKKNPDVSELTRGKAGRLIGNLTGLLATLKAQPLAYNRDLQEDKEPLFDSVAQLELLLPAIAGLVSTLTFHTDRMAELAPAGFTLATDIAEWLVRQGVPFRVAHEAAGACVRAAESRGVGLDELTDDEFAAIDPALTGKVREVLTVQGSIASRDARGGTAGVRVASQLEEVRRAAVEARAWLG
- a CDS encoding DMT family transporter, yielding MTLLLLALAIASEVTATVSLKLSDGFSKLIPSFVVVVGYVAAFFFLSQALKRGMAIGVAYGIWSAVGVAAIAVIGVLFLDEPLTLVQVVGIGLVILGVLALELGGAH
- a CDS encoding ATP-binding cassette domain-containing protein; this encodes MTSDDSEKQPETTGESAVLLEAVGLVKRYGGVEALRGVNFQVRAGEVVALIGDNGAGKSTLVKCLSGAEQPDAGTIVLDGAPVVLNSPTAARKLGVETVYQDLAVAPDLDPAANLFLGRELVRSGLLGKLGMLDKAAMRARAMEHFRRLGVSLQSADVPIGALSGGQRQSVAVARAVFWASRVVFMDEPTAALGVVQRERVLDVIRRVRDQGVAVVLISHNMPEVRAVADRIEVLRRGRRVARFAAADATLEQLVGAMTGALSHEDAA
- a CDS encoding ABC transporter permease, with the protein product MRDIEAVAPAERTVLQRLLGAGTVWIGVVLVVLCVVFSLIRPDAFPTRFTLQTLLIETSVLLVLSVGMTFVIITSGIDLSVGTVLIFAGVLGAKSMEWLSPNEDATGAGWGVIAVGLLLSVAGGGVWGLLNGLLVAKAGIPPLIVTLGSFGAALGAAQLITGGVDTRTVPEKLRDSLGFGTSLGGVPNLVLVATAVTVLAAWVLHTTRFGRHTYAIGSNQEAARRSGIAVTRHLVLVYLLTGLLAGLAGFMNLAYFGTTTIGGHGTDNLDAIAGVVIGGTSLFGGVGSVVGTVIGVFIPSVLKKGFVIAQVPVFWQPIAVSVVLVAAVWFDQARRRARDRK
- a CDS encoding ABC transporter substrate-binding protein → MRVAKRNVVVIGALVVIGALVVGCGGGVRNSGGGDSKRLVLIPGVADEPFYISMQCGAQDEAAKLGYRLDTQAPTKFDAGAQTPVLTGVVANNPGGILIAPTHATAMANPLRQAKAAGIKIVEVDTALDDTSIAVSSISSDNKKGGALAAATLAKLVGEKGPVLVINTKAGTSTTDERAQGFEEAIKSYPGIASLGVQYNNNDAAQAASIVTATLAAHPDLAGVFATNLSSAEGAATGLRNANKLGQVKLVGFDASPKQVEDLKAGTVQALIAQDPAGIGAEGVDQAVAALEGKPVTRNMQTAMIAITHADMDVNAKYFYKRTC
- a CDS encoding ATP-binding protein, with product MPEPRRELAHDRIWAASDFVGREDELDKIVPMLVHSTRLITLIGSGGIGKTRLAVQAVGRYQMARHVSVHWVRLARLSKGSDASAVEEEIAQSVIGPDFSGRSVWEALVHTFTEKDAVGRYRQSILVMDNCEHVLTGAGAVIARLSEAVPGLNILATSREPIGWVDEQLLVVPPLSRRQALTLFQQRSELTGHPVTGADQIATADLICRHMHNHPLYIRLAAARLVRQPLAAILGDLSGDETDDKRMRWSPGPSVGADPRHRGVRDVIAWSYDLCTDKERLLFERMSVFAAGYDTNPEDDHSGASLDVGAELDAIEGVCADDRRPGDRGPGEDDDPASLSGDGPVSLAREEIEDLLDRLVDRSLVTAHFTPTTVRYSLLESLRIFARQQLERHSTARADESARLAERHRHYYRHKVAHAAANWLGPAEHDLLDWARAAWDNILTAIDTSITTPGEAAVGLEICSGLLTLRFPFMKGPLREMRRWTMRSLQATRELDPQPAELQIGAMAMIVQLTLCQGEPEDARRMLEDCVTACIPDAHSRRNWRSTAETDIGLPAVVEFAWGIELLLAHRDARAITVLTRAREKWHRLDNYGATTMADLWAALAAGVLGTAQQAHQIARHHLDEANASGALWVKSWAQLAWALTLTRHGNPTAALDFERQALTHLLPARDPWGRFWAVQFRAWSLAQCITDAIAAGNPDRDALTAWAVEIAQLAGGTTRQQAKFGIRLEALGPFADEADKALAVARRTLGPEAFTAAETQGSRLRPELDEVQQLAMGTLSINTLAASRPAGRAASSSWNELTTAEQEVAILAAARWTNAAMAARRGNSVRTVDAQMTAILQKLNITSREDIIGFVPEDIIDNVRAETARRPRRRNTH